A portion of the Pseudomonas protegens CHA0 genome contains these proteins:
- a CDS encoding EAL domain-containing protein has translation MIDGQPLACFQPFIDTATGRIAGVEALGRLRQDNGQLASVGPLFADPRTPSSALRRLDRLIRDDALRRLHEAPADWFLSLNISPRWISRLRPGQPLPSLKQLQQNRVDPRRIVFEITELGGNSQRLSEVVERYRQAGARIAIDDFGAGYSQLDRVLALQPDILKLDMRLFQAAARGGPSSDVVKALAQMAEKTGCWIIAEGVETEAELDFALECGSRYVQGFLFAQAEQQFYPSDAFVQPFARLRERYVRHKLAERNRLMRMRLQLAELMNLLQAWAQAQAPISQLPRVEAFPWLLRFYQCDRHGTQLTPNLEWRHNSWQADSSYVGHNWSWRPYFYHLLAEGWEERRLTLSNTYRDATSNQYCLTAGQFFDNGQRLLLIDIDAAGL, from the coding sequence GTGATCGACGGGCAACCGCTCGCCTGCTTCCAGCCCTTCATCGACACCGCCACCGGGCGTATCGCCGGGGTCGAAGCCCTGGGCCGCCTGCGCCAGGACAATGGCCAACTGGCGTCCGTGGGGCCGCTGTTCGCCGATCCTCGAACCCCCTCCAGCGCCCTGCGCCGCCTTGACCGGCTGATCCGCGACGACGCCCTGCGGCGCCTGCACGAGGCACCCGCGGACTGGTTCCTGAGCCTGAACATTTCCCCCCGATGGATCAGCCGCCTGCGCCCCGGGCAGCCCTTGCCCAGCCTCAAGCAATTGCAGCAGAACCGCGTAGACCCGCGGCGCATCGTGTTCGAGATCACTGAACTGGGGGGCAACAGCCAACGCCTCAGCGAAGTGGTGGAGCGCTATCGCCAGGCCGGGGCACGGATCGCCATCGACGACTTCGGCGCCGGCTACTCGCAACTGGACCGGGTGCTGGCCCTGCAACCGGACATCCTCAAGCTCGACATGCGCCTGTTCCAGGCCGCGGCCCGGGGTGGCCCCAGCAGCGACGTGGTCAAGGCCCTGGCGCAGATGGCGGAGAAGACCGGCTGCTGGATCATCGCCGAAGGTGTGGAAACCGAAGCCGAACTGGATTTCGCCCTGGAGTGCGGCTCGCGCTATGTACAGGGCTTCCTGTTTGCCCAGGCCGAGCAACAGTTTTACCCCAGCGATGCCTTCGTCCAGCCCTTCGCCCGCCTGCGCGAGCGCTACGTGCGGCACAAGCTGGCCGAACGCAACCGGCTGATGCGCATGCGCCTGCAACTGGCCGAGCTGATGAACCTGCTGCAGGCCTGGGCCCAGGCCCAGGCGCCCATCAGCCAACTGCCCCGGGTCGAGGCCTTTCCCTGGCTGCTGCGTTTCTATCAGTGCGACCGCCATGGCACCCAACTGACCCCGAACCTGGAATGGCGCCACAACAGCTGGCAGGCCGACAGCAGCTACGTTGGCCACAACTGGTCCTGGCGCCCGTACTTCTATCACCTGCTGGCCGAAGGCTGGGAGGAGCGACGCCTGACCCTGTCCAACACCTACCGCGACGCCACCAGCAACCAGTATTGCCTGACCGCCGGGCAGTTTTTCGACAACGGCCAGCGCCTGCTGCTGATCGACATCGACGCGGCCGGCCTGTAA